The Thermomicrobiales bacterium genome includes a window with the following:
- the solA gene encoding N-methyl-L-tryptophan oxidase encodes MAESYDAIVVGLGAAGSASLYQLAKRGMRVLGLEQFQIGHDQGSSHGPHRMIRKSSTRDDGYVPLAARTFELWSELEDASGQELVRIIGEVCIVAGEQVATRREVAASMQERGFWEVLDAQSLAERFPGFRLPDGAYATWEPDAGFIWAERGVRAHVAVAEQLGATVHVGESMLSWSAAGDSVEVTTDKGVYSAARLILTVGPWAPEVFADLAFPYRVLRSINGYFIPDRPDWWTAEAGAPDFLLEGPEGSYYGIPSIDGLGVKLGRSATEWGTETTARTIRRTIDDSEVDMMRHALDTYMPGSAGAELLRTTCMCTYTVDGDFIIDRHPASANVVFGCGFSGRGFKFGPVVGEILCDLATNGTTNHDIGFLSADRFAVAK; translated from the coding sequence ATGGCTGAGTCGTATGACGCGATTGTTGTCGGGCTGGGCGCGGCGGGTTCCGCCTCGCTCTATCAGTTGGCCAAGCGTGGGATGCGGGTGCTCGGTCTTGAGCAGTTTCAGATTGGTCACGATCAGGGCTCGTCACATGGACCCCACCGAATGATCCGGAAATCGTCCACGCGAGACGATGGCTATGTGCCGCTCGCCGCCCGCACCTTCGAGCTCTGGAGCGAGCTGGAAGACGCCAGCGGACAGGAGCTGGTGCGAATCATCGGCGAGGTCTGCATCGTGGCCGGCGAGCAGGTCGCCACGCGTCGCGAGGTCGCGGCCAGCATGCAGGAGCGCGGCTTCTGGGAGGTACTCGATGCCCAGTCTCTGGCCGAGCGCTTTCCCGGCTTCCGCCTGCCGGACGGCGCGTACGCAACGTGGGAGCCCGACGCCGGTTTCATTTGGGCCGAGCGCGGCGTGCGCGCCCACGTCGCCGTCGCTGAACAGCTCGGCGCAACCGTTCATGTCGGCGAATCGATGCTGTCCTGGTCAGCGGCTGGCGACTCTGTCGAAGTCACCACCGACAAGGGAGTCTATTCCGCCGCCCGTCTGATCCTGACCGTCGGCCCGTGGGCACCGGAGGTCTTCGCCGACCTCGCCTTCCCCTATCGCGTGCTGCGCAGCATCAATGGCTACTTCATCCCCGATCGGCCCGACTGGTGGACCGCCGAAGCCGGCGCGCCGGATTTCCTGTTGGAGGGCCCCGAGGGAAGCTACTACGGCATCCCATCGATCGACGGCCTCGGTGTCAAGCTCGGCCGCAGCGCCACTGAGTGGGGCACTGAGACGACCGCCCGCACTATCCGGCGCACGATCGACGACAGCGAAGTCGATATGATGCGCCACGCGCTGGACACCTACATGCCCGGCTCAGCCGGTGCGGAACTTCTCCGCACAACCTGCATGTGCACCTACACGGTCGACGGCGACTTCATCATCGATCGCCATCCGGCCAGCGCCAATGTCGTCTTTGGCTGCGGCTTCTCCGGACGCGGTTTCAAGTTCGGCCCGGTCGTCGGCGAAATCCTCTGCGACCTCGCCACCAACGGGACGACAAACCACGACATCGGCTTCCTGTCGGCAGATCGGTTCGCGGTGGCGAAGTAG
- a CDS encoding nitroreductase family deazaflavin-dependent oxidoreductase, translating to MESSEPRMTRQKSAGLQRFFLRSPVQMYRGPIAELLRWRCVMLLVATGRKSGEPRPVCISFMPHGDRYIVFSGWGTSSNWYRNVRANPRVTIQVGRKRMDADVRLIESPDERAALMLRMVERSGSCGPPKLIRPILRLTRLFDYDAELRMAVEQGGDLPVLEIVPLDSQDMQS from the coding sequence GTGGAGTCGAGCGAACCGCGAATGACACGCCAGAAGTCGGCCGGACTACAGCGATTCTTTCTTCGTTCGCCGGTGCAGATGTACCGCGGCCCGATCGCTGAGCTGTTGCGCTGGCGCTGCGTCATGCTGCTGGTCGCGACCGGACGCAAATCCGGCGAGCCGCGTCCCGTCTGCATCAGCTTCATGCCCCACGGCGACCGCTACATCGTTTTCTCCGGCTGGGGCACCAGCTCGAACTGGTATCGCAACGTCCGCGCGAATCCTCGCGTCACGATCCAGGTCGGAAGAAAGCGTATGGATGCCGATGTGCGCCTGATCGAATCACCCGACGAGCGCGCAGCACTGATGCTGCGGATGGTCGAGCGCTCCGGCTCGTGCGGCCCGCCGAAGCTGATTCGCCCGATCCTGAGGCTGACGCGCCTGTTCGATTACGACGCCGAGTTGCGTATGGCCGTCGAGCAGGGCGGCGACTTGCCGGTTCTGGAAATCGTCCCGCTCGACAGTCAAGATATGCAGAGCTAG
- the pdxT gene encoding pyridoxal 5'-phosphate synthase glutaminase subunit PdxT, with translation MSGRYHVPALLSQPDAAGEGAIGVLALQGAFIEHVAALTEIGVAAREVRLPEQLDGLSGLIIPGGESTVIGKLMVKYGLDSAIASFAANGGAIWGTCAGMILLAKDVGREQPLLGLIDIDVERNAYGSQLASFEEDVALPELEIADLRAVFIRAPVVARAGAGVRVEGRDGRGNIVAVSSGNILATAFHPELTTDRRLHTWFAKHAMQGAIAIG, from the coding sequence ATGAGCGGACGGTATCACGTACCGGCTTTGCTCTCGCAGCCTGACGCAGCAGGCGAGGGGGCGATAGGCGTCCTCGCCCTGCAGGGCGCGTTTATCGAGCACGTCGCGGCGCTGACAGAGATCGGGGTTGCGGCACGCGAGGTCAGGCTGCCGGAGCAGCTGGATGGCTTGAGCGGCCTGATCATCCCCGGCGGAGAGAGCACGGTCATCGGGAAGCTGATGGTCAAGTACGGACTGGACAGCGCCATCGCGTCGTTTGCGGCCAATGGTGGGGCTATCTGGGGTACCTGCGCCGGCATGATCCTGCTGGCGAAGGATGTCGGTCGTGAGCAGCCGCTGCTCGGCCTGATCGATATCGACGTCGAGCGGAACGCGTATGGCTCGCAATTGGCGTCGTTCGAGGAGGACGTCGCACTGCCGGAGCTGGAGATCGCCGACCTGCGGGCAGTGTTCATCCGAGCGCCGGTCGTGGCGCGGGCCGGCGCAGGTGTGCGGGTCGAAGGTCGCGACGGGCGAGGGAACATCGTAGCGGTGTCCAGCGGCAATATCCTCGCGACTGCGTTCCACCCGGAGCTGACGACCGACCGGCGGCTCCACACATGGTTTGCGAAACACGCCATGCAGGGCGCTATTGCGATCGGCTAG
- the pdxS gene encoding pyridoxal 5'-phosphate synthase lyase subunit PdxS, which translates to MLKGGVIMDVVTPDQARIAEEAGAVAVMALERVPADIRRDGGVARMSDPGLIREIKATVTIPVMAKARIGHFVEAQVIEACDIDYIDESEVLTPADEDHHIDKFAFRIPFVCGARDLGEALRRLGEGAAMIRTKGEAGTGNVVEAVRHMRTMQSHIRRATGMTRDELPAFAKELGAPLQLLREVADLGRLPVVNFAAGGIATPADAALMMQLGCDGVFVGSGIFKSGDPARRAAAIVEAVTHYTDPIRIAKVSENLGEPMVGINISTLPADELLATRGW; encoded by the coding sequence ATGCTCAAGGGTGGCGTCATCATGGATGTCGTCACTCCGGACCAGGCGAGGATCGCGGAAGAGGCCGGGGCCGTCGCGGTCATGGCACTGGAGCGCGTGCCGGCGGACATCCGGCGCGATGGCGGCGTTGCGCGGATGAGCGATCCGGGATTGATCCGCGAGATCAAGGCGACGGTTACGATCCCGGTGATGGCGAAGGCGCGCATCGGCCACTTCGTTGAAGCGCAGGTGATCGAGGCGTGCGACATCGACTACATCGACGAGTCGGAGGTGCTGACGCCAGCCGACGAGGATCATCACATCGACAAGTTCGCGTTCCGCATCCCGTTCGTCTGCGGCGCGCGCGACCTCGGTGAGGCGCTGCGGCGGCTGGGCGAAGGCGCGGCGATGATTCGCACGAAGGGTGAAGCCGGCACCGGCAATGTTGTCGAGGCAGTGCGGCACATGCGCACGATGCAATCGCACATCCGCAGGGCTACCGGCATGACCCGCGACGAGTTGCCGGCCTTCGCCAAGGAGCTCGGCGCGCCGCTGCAGCTGCTGCGTGAGGTCGCCGATCTTGGCCGACTGCCGGTCGTCAACTTCGCAGCCGGTGGCATCGCCACTCCGGCCGACGCCGCGCTGATGATGCAGCTGGGCTGCGACGGAGTCTTCGTCGGCTCGGGCATCTTCAAGTCCGGCGACCCGGCGCGGCGGGCAGCGGCGATTGTCGAAGCGGTGACGCACTACACCGACCCAATCCGGATCGCCAAGGTCAGCGAGAACCTGGGTGAGCCGATGGTCGGCATCAACATCAGCACGCTGCCGGCCGACGAGCTGCTGGCGACGCGCGGATGGTAG